A part of Aegilops tauschii subsp. strangulata cultivar AL8/78 chromosome 2, Aet v6.0, whole genome shotgun sequence genomic DNA contains:
- the LOC109750032 gene encoding probable glutathione S-transferase GSTU6, giving the protein MALPVLASAPLNPVIGFGKSAPPAPVTPSARLRSLPPPAPLQLVVGSPPLPPALRLVTAAGTSTEQLGDELKVLGTWRSPFALRVRAALNFKGLQYEYFEEDLENKSDLLLESNPFIKKLPVLIHNGVPICESLVILDPYERAMARFWATYIEDKLIAPWLKMFRGITDKERAEGARETLEAVNTLEGVLSKGQSKPFFGGDDVGYVDVVLAGMIAWMQGTKALCDVELLDTAKTPLLVEWTERFARLDGAEALMPDVGKLVEFAKIKRAKMMAAAN; this is encoded by the exons ATGGCGCTTCCTGTGCTCGCTTCGGCTCCGCTGAACCCGGTCATCGGCTTCGGGAAATCCGCTCCACCGGCTCCTGTAACGCCTTCCGCACGCTTACGCTCGTTGCCACCTCCAGCTCCACTCCAGCTCGTCGTCGGCTCGCCCCCTCTGCCTCCGGCCCTTAGGCTCGTCACTGCAGCCGGGACAAGCACG GAGCAACTAGGAGACGAGCTTAAGGTGCTGGGGACATGGAGGAGCCCATTCGCTCTACGAGTGAGGGCGGCGCTCAACTTCAAGGGCCTACAGTACGAGTACTTTGAGGAGGACCTCGAGAACAAGAGCGACCTCCTCCTTGAGTCTAACCCGTTCATCAAGAAGCTGCCGGTCCTCATCCACAACGGCGTCCCGATCTGCGAGTCTCTTGTGATCCTGGACCCCTACGAACGTGCCATGGCGCGCTTCTGGGCCACCTACATTGAAGACAAG CTGATCGCCCCGTGGTTGAAGATGTTCAGAGGCATCACGGACAAGGAGAGGGCTGAAGGGGCGAGGGAGACGCTGGAGGCAGTGAACACGCTGGAAGGCGTGCTCTCCAAGGGACAATCGAAGCCCTTCTTCGGCGGAGACGATGTCGGGTACGTCGACGTCGTGCTGGCCGGCATGATAGCGTGGATGCAGGGAACCAAGGCACTTTGCGACGTCGAGCTCCTTGACACTGCCAAAACCCCGCTCCTGGTGGAGTGGACGGAGCGCTTTGCCCGGTTGGACGGCGCCGAGGCGCTTATGCCGGACGTCGGCAAGTTGGTGGAGTTTGCCAAGATCAAACGGGCCAAAATGATGGCGGCTGCAAACTAA
- the LOC109750052 gene encoding uncharacterized protein: MRKLKFHEKKLLKKSNFLLWKREGGHREAAVTQRYSLVDRDDYKKYNGICLMAQKLVNIIKQMDPRDPFRIEMTDMLIDKLYNMGVIPTKKSLVKCEKLSVSAFARRRLATIMVKLKFAEHLKEAVTYIEQGHVRVGPETVTDPAFLVTRNMEDFITWVDSSKIKKKIMEYNGALDDYDAMI; encoded by the exons ATGAGGAAGCTCAAGTTCCACGAGAAGAAGCTGCTGAAGAAGTCCAACTTCCTGCTGTGGAAGCGGGAGGGCGGCCACCGCGAGGCCGCCGTTACGCAGCGATACAGCCTCGTCGACAGGGACGACTACAAGAA GTACAACGGGATTTGCCTGATGGCGCAGAAGCTCGTGAACATCATAAAGCAGATGGATCCGAGGGACCCTTTCAGAATCGAGATGACGGACATGCTGATCGATAAGCT GTATAATATGGGTGTAATTCCAACAAAGAAGAGCTTGGTTAAATGTGAGAAACTTTCAGTGAGCGCCTTCGCCAG GCGGAGACTTGCAACAATTATGGTGAAGCTTAAGTTTGCTGAACACCTTAAAGAGGCCGTCACCTACATTGAACAGGGGCATGTGCGAGTAGGCCCAGAGACGGTCACCGATCCAGCCTTCCTtgtgaccaggaacatggaggaCTTCATCACCTGGGTGGATTCCTCAAAGATCAAGAAGAAGATCATGGAGTATAATGGTGCATTGGATGATTATGATGCCATGATTTAA